In one window of Candidatus Hydrogenedentota bacterium DNA:
- a CDS encoding HDOD domain-containing protein, with protein sequence MRGTRVGALLLEENLIDSIQLQRALEHQQHRGGRTVSILVELGMLEQDQMYKFLARRGLPAINPVHCNVQPHVVGLLPRSFVFQHELIPVDRLGRLLTVAMVYPFDVDAIAQAEQSTGLRVKPMLCRAKEFHEAARRLYPGDYETCGARHTSESTAWVSAKHVRRTNEQQARHTVARIREMHSLPMTKHTQRRFTMLDAARGLNVERAANILSRDPIALARVLSEANAREWTRRRPILDRHEAIRSLGMRGVLHALESLTVWEEQLGHVDAAFTQWRSTAVAVAETAASIAKNYANVATPGIYEAALLHNLGSLALLLLDTANYPGVFALRPIERRHEHEAKLYGVTECEAGAELARVWNLPEPIVVTIQHLMNPESAPSSHDTVAVTSLAHHIVQMERSLELDCTEALRILGLTQTTLRTTILRLHASSHASAVEI encoded by the coding sequence ATGCGAGGCACTCGAGTAGGTGCGCTGCTGTTGGAGGAGAATCTCATCGATTCCATCCAATTGCAGCGGGCGTTGGAGCACCAGCAACATCGCGGCGGCCGGACCGTCAGCATATTGGTCGAGCTTGGCATGCTCGAGCAGGACCAGATGTACAAGTTTCTGGCGCGGCGCGGGCTCCCGGCAATCAACCCCGTCCACTGCAACGTGCAACCGCACGTAGTGGGACTCTTGCCGCGCAGTTTTGTATTCCAGCACGAACTGATCCCGGTGGACAGGCTGGGGCGGTTACTAACCGTCGCGATGGTATACCCGTTCGATGTGGACGCTATCGCGCAGGCCGAACAGTCGACAGGACTTCGCGTAAAGCCGATGTTGTGCCGCGCAAAGGAATTCCACGAAGCCGCGCGGCGGCTGTATCCCGGTGACTACGAAACCTGCGGCGCAAGACACACGTCCGAATCCACCGCCTGGGTTTCCGCGAAGCACGTTCGCCGCACAAACGAACAACAGGCCCGGCACACCGTTGCGCGCATTCGCGAGATGCACAGCCTGCCGATGACAAAGCACACCCAGCGCCGGTTTACGATGCTCGACGCGGCCCGAGGGCTGAACGTCGAACGCGCTGCAAACATTCTCTCGCGCGATCCCATCGCGCTGGCGCGGGTGCTGTCCGAGGCGAACGCGCGCGAATGGACGCGGCGGCGCCCGATTCTCGACCGGCACGAGGCCATTCGCAGCCTGGGCATGCGCGGTGTACTTCACGCGCTCGAATCGCTGACCGTTTGGGAGGAACAACTGGGCCACGTAGACGCCGCGTTCACGCAGTGGCGGTCGACCGCCGTGGCCGTTGCGGAAACGGCGGCAAGCATCGCAAAGAACTATGCGAACGTGGCCACACCCGGGATTTACGAGGCTGCGCTACTGCACAATCTTGGCAGCCTCGCCCTGTTGCTGCTCGACACGGCGAACTATCCAGGCGTGTTCGCATTGAGGCCTATCGAGCGGCGGCACGAGCACGAGGCAAAGTTGTACGGCGTCACCGAATGCGAGGCGGGGGCGGAGCTGGCGCGCGTGTGGAACCTGCCGGAACCGATCGTCGTTACCATCCAACACCTGATGAACCCCGAAAGCGCGCCGTCGTCGCACGATACCGTGGCCGTCACTTCGCTGGCGCACCACATTGTGCAGATGGAGCGCAGTCTCGAATTGGATTGCACCGAGGCGCTGCGAATCCTGGGGCTCACCCAAACCACATTACGAACAACTATCCTCCGCCTGCACGCTTCCAGCCACGCCAGCGCGGTGGAAATTTGA
- the metG gene encoding methionine--tRNA ligase, producing MTAENSFARTLVTSALPYANGHIHLGHIAGAYLPADIYVRFKRLAGAPVLYVGGSDEYGVPITLTALKEGISPKEVIDRYHAANAEAFASLGISYDIYGRTSWDLHTDTTQAFFTKLLEGGHIDQQSMELWYSEQSQKFLPDRYVKGACPKCGYEDATGDECENCGAQYAAHDLIKPRVNIPGDSSTPVLRDSTHWFLRLQDFSGVLKDWLDSHPEWRTNVKGIAYGWVNELRARCITRDTDWGVPIPLDAQGIEGKRIYVWFDAPIGYVTNTRQWGIDANGDPRAWELWWKDKSTRLVHFIGKDNVPFHAVIFPAMLMGQGDYVLPDNVIGNEYLNVYNRATGKAEKGSKSKGNMISVRWFVERFSRDAIRYYLCAIMPEGKDAAFDWDEFLNRYNGELCDVVGNFVHRSLTMTVKNFDGKVPAPGELDVDDRTLLDSLPAQLDGIADSIENFRFRQASERLIDMGRRANVYFDAKAPWTTRKTDIERTATTLYVCCQVVRALCAALVPFVPDGAEKLAGILGVALPSGGPGGGLDGWNAAKAGLPAGAALRQPEVLFPKLDPDFVERLAIEHAEGKAT from the coding sequence ATGACGGCCGAAAACTCGTTCGCTCGAACGCTCGTCACGAGCGCTCTGCCCTATGCCAACGGGCATATCCACCTGGGGCATATCGCGGGAGCGTATCTGCCCGCGGACATCTACGTACGGTTCAAGCGGCTGGCCGGCGCGCCCGTGCTTTACGTTGGCGGATCGGACGAATATGGCGTGCCGATTACGCTGACGGCATTGAAGGAAGGAATCTCGCCGAAGGAAGTGATCGACCGGTATCACGCGGCGAATGCCGAGGCGTTTGCGAGTCTTGGTATTTCGTACGACATCTACGGCCGTACGTCATGGGACCTGCACACCGACACGACGCAGGCCTTTTTCACGAAGTTGCTGGAAGGCGGACACATCGACCAGCAGTCGATGGAGCTGTGGTACTCCGAGCAATCCCAAAAGTTCCTGCCGGACCGGTATGTGAAGGGCGCCTGTCCAAAGTGCGGGTATGAGGACGCCACCGGCGACGAATGCGAGAACTGCGGCGCGCAGTACGCCGCCCACGACCTGATTAAACCGCGCGTGAACATTCCGGGCGATTCCTCGACACCGGTGCTGCGCGATTCGACCCATTGGTTCCTCCGGCTGCAGGACTTCTCCGGCGTACTGAAGGATTGGCTCGATAGCCATCCTGAGTGGCGCACGAACGTGAAGGGCATTGCGTACGGCTGGGTAAATGAACTGCGCGCGCGGTGCATCACGCGCGACACCGACTGGGGCGTCCCAATTCCGCTCGACGCGCAGGGCATCGAGGGGAAACGCATTTACGTCTGGTTCGACGCGCCTATCGGGTACGTGACGAATACGCGCCAGTGGGGCATAGACGCCAATGGGGACCCACGCGCGTGGGAATTGTGGTGGAAGGACAAGTCCACCCGGCTGGTCCACTTCATTGGCAAGGACAACGTGCCGTTCCACGCGGTCATCTTCCCGGCGATGCTCATGGGCCAGGGCGACTACGTCCTCCCCGACAACGTGATCGGCAACGAATATCTCAACGTCTACAACCGCGCGACCGGCAAAGCGGAGAAGGGATCGAAATCGAAAGGCAACATGATCAGCGTGCGCTGGTTCGTCGAGCGGTTCAGCCGCGACGCGATCCGTTACTACCTCTGCGCGATCATGCCGGAAGGGAAAGACGCCGCGTTCGACTGGGACGAATTCCTGAACCGGTACAATGGCGAATTATGCGATGTTGTCGGCAACTTCGTTCATCGCTCATTGACGATGACGGTGAAGAACTTCGACGGCAAGGTGCCGGCGCCGGGCGAACTGGATGTCGACGACCGCACACTGCTCGATTCCTTGCCGGCGCAACTCGACGGTATCGCGGATTCCATAGAGAACTTTCGGTTCCGGCAGGCATCGGAACGGCTCATCGACATGGGCCGCAGGGCGAACGTCTACTTCGATGCCAAGGCGCCGTGGACCACACGCAAGACCGACATCGAGCGCACGGCGACTACGCTGTACGTCTGCTGCCAGGTAGTGCGCGCGCTGTGCGCCGCGCTCGTTCCATTCGTGCCGGACGGCGCGGAGAAGCTCGCGGGCATACTCGGCGTCGCTTTGCCGTCGGGCGGACCCGGCGGCGGCCTCGACGGATGGAATGCCGCAAAGGCCGGCCTGCCCGCGGGCGCGGCGCTGCGGCAACCGGAAGTGCTGTTTCCGAAACTCGACCCTGATTTCGTGGAACGCCTCGCGATCGAACACGCCGAAGGCAAGGCGACCTGA
- a CDS encoding DedA family protein, translating into MTDLIKYAFDLFLHLDKHLNEIISQYGAFTHVILFVIIFCETGLVVTPFLPGDSLLFAAGVFAASGSLNIWVLLVSLSVAAILGDSVNYKLGQIFGENARFINPKHIQRTHEFYERYGPSTIIIARFVPIVRTFAPFVAGVGSMSYAKFLTYNVFGGLLWVFLLTLGGYFFANVPVVKENFSFVVVAIIVISVMPAVVEFARAWLGRRAAPQGEGPGNRQA; encoded by the coding sequence GTGACCGACCTGATTAAGTACGCTTTCGATCTCTTCCTGCATTTGGACAAGCACCTGAACGAGATTATCTCGCAGTACGGCGCGTTCACTCACGTCATCCTGTTTGTAATCATCTTCTGCGAAACGGGACTCGTAGTCACTCCCTTTCTGCCGGGCGACTCGCTCCTTTTCGCGGCGGGCGTCTTCGCGGCGTCCGGGTCGTTGAACATCTGGGTGTTGCTCGTGTCTTTGTCTGTAGCCGCGATACTGGGTGACAGCGTGAACTACAAGCTGGGCCAGATTTTCGGTGAGAACGCGCGATTCATTAACCCGAAACACATCCAACGGACTCACGAGTTCTACGAACGGTACGGCCCGTCGACAATTATCATCGCACGGTTTGTTCCCATCGTGCGTACGTTTGCGCCGTTTGTCGCGGGCGTGGGCAGCATGAGCTACGCGAAGTTCCTCACATACAACGTCTTTGGCGGTCTGCTCTGGGTGTTTCTGTTGACCTTGGGCGGATACTTCTTCGCGAATGTACCCGTCGTGAAGGAGAATTTTTCGTTCGTCGTCGTCGCGATTATCGTCATATCGGTAATGCCCGCGGTCGTCGAATTTGCGCGGGCATGGTTGGGACGGCGCGCGGCCCCCCAGGGCGAAGGGCCCGGCAACAGGCAGGCGTGA
- a CDS encoding NADP-dependent oxidoreductase codes for MSTPVNRQILLAARPTGTIKASDFKYVESAPPVPGPDQALVRNLYLSLDPAMRGWMREGDSYIEPVKLGDVMRGGTIGEVVASNSPAFAVGDKVFGMGGWQDYYLVHAKSGARVLPADVPFPLTSFLSVLGITGLTAYFGLLDVGKPKAGETVVVSTAAGAVGSIVCQIAKIQGCRVVGIAGSDEKCAWIKNELGVEAAINYKTQDVATELRTACPKKIDVYFDNVGGEILNTVLGMINVHARVVVCGAITQYNATQPTPGPSNYITLLTKRSRMEGFVVIDYMDRAMEGIMQLGQWLAEGRLRYREDIVDGLEHAPTAILRLFNGSNTGKLIVKIA; via the coding sequence ATGAGCACTCCGGTGAACCGTCAAATCCTGCTGGCCGCCCGGCCGACCGGAACGATCAAGGCAAGCGACTTCAAATACGTGGAATCGGCGCCTCCCGTGCCCGGACCCGATCAGGCATTGGTCCGAAATCTGTACCTGTCGCTCGATCCCGCGATGCGCGGCTGGATGCGTGAAGGCGATTCATACATCGAGCCGGTGAAACTCGGCGATGTCATGCGCGGCGGCACTATCGGTGAAGTTGTGGCATCGAACTCTCCGGCCTTTGCGGTTGGCGACAAAGTATTCGGAATGGGCGGTTGGCAGGACTACTATCTCGTGCACGCGAAGAGCGGGGCGCGCGTGCTTCCCGCGGATGTTCCGTTTCCGCTCACCAGCTTTCTCAGCGTGCTCGGCATCACGGGCCTGACCGCCTATTTCGGATTGCTCGATGTGGGCAAACCGAAAGCGGGGGAGACCGTCGTCGTCTCGACAGCGGCGGGGGCGGTTGGCTCGATCGTCTGCCAGATTGCGAAGATCCAAGGCTGTCGCGTTGTAGGCATCGCGGGGTCAGACGAGAAATGTGCTTGGATCAAGAACGAGCTCGGCGTTGAAGCAGCGATCAACTACAAGACGCAGGACGTCGCCACGGAGTTGCGCACGGCTTGCCCGAAGAAGATCGACGTGTATTTCGACAACGTGGGCGGCGAGATACTCAACACGGTCCTCGGCATGATCAATGTTCATGCCCGCGTTGTCGTCTGCGGCGCGATTACGCAATACAACGCCACACAACCAACGCCTGGCCCGTCGAACTACATTACGCTCCTTACCAAACGATCGCGAATGGAGGGATTCGTTGTGATCGATTACATGGACCGCGCGATGGAAGGAATCATGCAACTCGGGCAGTGGCTTGCCGAGGGTAGGCTGCGCTACCGCGAAGACATCGTTGACGGACTGGAGCACGCGCCAACGGCGATCCTACGGTTGTTCAATGGTTCAAATACGGGGAAGTTAATCGTCAAAATTGCATAG
- a CDS encoding DUF1697 domain-containing protein has product MPQYIAFLRAINVGGHTVKMDALQREFESLGFSNVETFIASGNVIFSTTSTNASALEAKIENRLAASLGYDVETFLRTPAEVASIASYKTFADRAIKSAGAFCVGFLKLPLAAQASRALSALKSDVDDFHANAREVYWLCRVKQSESKFSNAVFEKKVGVSTTFRGMKTIERLAAKLEKR; this is encoded by the coding sequence GTGCCCCAATACATTGCATTCCTCCGCGCCATCAATGTGGGCGGACACACCGTCAAAATGGACGCGCTGCAGCGGGAGTTCGAGTCGCTTGGTTTCTCGAACGTCGAGACCTTCATCGCGAGCGGAAACGTCATCTTCTCGACAACGTCGACGAATGCATCCGCGCTCGAGGCCAAAATAGAAAATCGGCTCGCCGCTTCCCTCGGCTACGATGTCGAAACCTTTCTGCGCACACCTGCCGAGGTTGCTTCCATCGCATCGTACAAGACATTCGCAGATAGAGCAATAAAGTCGGCAGGCGCGTTCTGCGTTGGGTTCTTAAAATTACCCCTTGCAGCGCAGGCTTCGCGCGCGCTGTCGGCCCTGAAGTCCGATGTCGACGACTTTCACGCGAACGCCCGTGAAGTCTACTGGCTATGTAGGGTAAAGCAGAGCGAATCCAAATTCTCGAATGCCGTGTTTGAGAAGAAGGTGGGAGTGTCCACGACATTCCGCGGGATGAAAACGATCGAGAGACTGGCCGCAAAATTGGAGAAGAGGTGA
- a CDS encoding RNA-binding protein — protein MNIYVGNLSYTTTDDDLRDAFGAYGKVDSARVIMDKMTSRSKGFGFVEMGNQSEAQAAIGGLNGKELDGRTLNVNEARPKTEGGGGRGGDRGGYRGGGSRW, from the coding sequence ATGAACATCTACGTGGGCAACCTGTCCTACACCACCACCGACGACGATTTGCGCGACGCGTTCGGCGCGTACGGCAAGGTCGATTCGGCCCGTGTCATCATGGACAAGATGACCTCGCGCTCGAAGGGCTTCGGCTTTGTCGAGATGGGCAACCAGTCCGAAGCGCAGGCCGCGATCGGCGGTCTCAACGGCAAGGAACTCGACGGCCGCACGCTCAACGTGAACGAAGCGCGCCCGAAGACCGAAGGCGGCGGCGGACGTGGCGGCGACCGCGGCGGGTACCGTGGCGGCGGCAGCCGCTGGTAA